In Populus alba chromosome 1, ASM523922v2, whole genome shotgun sequence, a single window of DNA contains:
- the LOC118043209 gene encoding leucine-rich repeat protein 1, which yields MASRILACLVIAVAIATVDCNLEGDVLNSWKTQLFDPNNVLQSWDPSLVNPCTWFHVTCNSNNSVTRVDLGKAGLSGPLIPELGLLANLQYLEVFSNNISGPIPTELGNLTELVSLDLYLNELSGPIPASLGNLGSLLFMRLHGNKLTGTIPTSVINLITTGRLRILNVSYNLLSGTVHRNNSTGLRITTVVQDPKAPAM from the exons ATGGCATCAAGAATTCTAGCTTGCCTCGTAATTGCTGTTGCTATTGCCACTGTGGATTGTAACCTGGAAG GGGATGTTCTAAATTCTTGGAAAACCCAGCTGTTTGATCCAAACAATGTACTGCAGAGCTGGGATCCATCGCTAGTCAACCCGTGTACATGGTTTCACGTCACCTGTAACTCAAATAACAGCGTAACTAGGGT GGACCTTGGCAAAGCTGGACTATCAGGACCTCTTATCCCCGAGCTCGGACTTCTGGCTAATCTTCAATATTT gGAGGTATTTAGCAATAATATCAGTGGACCTATTCCTACAGAATTGGGTAATCTGACAGAACTAGTCAGCTTGGATTTATACCTTAATGAACTGTCTGGCCCAATTCCGGCTTCTCTTGGAAACCTGGGGTCTTTGTTGTTTAT GAGATTGCACGGTAACAAGCTAACCGGAACAATACCAACATCAGTTATTAACCTCATTACTACAGGAAGATTGAGGATCCT gAATGTTTCATACAATTTATTGTCAGGGACTGTTCATCGCAATAATTCAACGG gattgagaatcaCGACAGTCGTACAAGATCCAAAGGCTCCTGCAATGTAA